In Dasypus novemcinctus isolate mDasNov1 chromosome 23, mDasNov1.1.hap2, whole genome shotgun sequence, the following proteins share a genomic window:
- the LOC101420227 gene encoding LOW QUALITY PROTEIN: zinc finger protein 12 (The sequence of the model RefSeq protein was modified relative to this genomic sequence to represent the inferred CDS: deleted 1 base in 1 codon), which yields MNKSLESVSFTDVAVDFTQEEWQQLDSAQKKTYRDVMLENYSNLISVGYHIIKPDVIIKLEQGEEPWIVEGEFLLQSFPEVLKVDDLIERVQESEDRLSRQTVLINNKIIIEERGNALGKTFNVETNPVPSRQIFSKCDSCEKSLKSISEYITSDGSYARIKPDECSGCGKSLLHIKLEETHPGDRPYEFNQNGEAYSLSEENIYQKIHILDKPFEYIECQKAFQNDTVFVNHMEEKPYRWNESEIAFLQMSNLSVHQRSHLEMKSYDCNECGKSFCKKSKFVIHQRTHTGEKPYKCNVCGKSFCQKGTLTVHQRTHTGEKPYECNECGKTFYQKLHLIQHLRIHSGEKPYECSYCGKSFCQKTHLTQHQRTHSGERPYPCNECGKSFSQKSALNDHQKIHTGVKLHKCNECGKCFCRKSTLTTHQRTHTGEKPYECNECGKSFSRLSYLTVHYRTHSGEKPYECNDCGKTFYLNSALIRHQRVHTGEKPYECNECGKVFSQLSYLNIHHRTHSEVKPYECNECGKSFYQNSALCRHRRIHKGEKPYECYICGKFFSQMSYLTIHHRIHSGEKPYECNECGKTFCQSSALSRHQRTHTGEKAYECYECGKFFSQMSYLTIHHRIHSGRNLLNVMNVEKPSLGCHTSLYITELIQERNPMNVMNVEKNSTTNQPSIATREFTEEEILMYLMWEAFCKVRPNFMLQNPFNKIRKSIGVNTLVHQRI from the exons GAGTCAGTGTCATTCACGGATGTGGCTGTGGACTTCACCCAGGAGGAGTGGCAGCAACTGGACTCTGCTCAGAAGAAAACATACAGggatgtgatgctggagaactaCAGCAACCTAATTTCAGTGG GGTATCACATTATCAAACCGGATGTTATCATCAAGTTGGAGCAAGGAGAAGAGCCATGGATAGTAGAAGGAGAATTCCTACTTCAGAGTTTTCCAG aagTCTTGAAAGTTGATGACCTGATAGAGAGAGTCCAGGAAAGCGAAGACAGACTTTCAAGGCAAACTGTACTAATcaacaataaaattataattgaaGAGAGAGGTAATGCTCTTGGTAAAACTTTTAATGTGGAAACAAACCCTGTTCCTTCAAGACAAATATTCTCTAAATGTGACTCATGTGAAAAgagtttaaaatctatttcagaaTATATTACTAGTGATGGAAGCTATGCAAGAATAAAACCTGATGAATGTAGTGGATGTGGGAAATCACTTCTCCATATTAAGCTTGAGGAAACTCATCCAGGAGATAGACCTTATGAATTTAATCAAAATGGGGAAGCTTATTCTCtaagtgaagaaaatatttaccaGAAAATTCATATTCTGGATAAACCCTTTGAATATATTGAATGCCAGAAAGCATTCCAGAACGACACTGTTTTTGTTAATCATATGGAAGAAAAACCCTATAGATGGAATGAATCCGAAATAGCCTTCCTCCAAATGTCAAATCTCAGTGTACATCAGAGATCTCATTTGGAAATGAAGTCCTATGATTGCAATGAATGTGGGAAATCCTTCTGTAAAAAGTCAAAATTTGTTATACATCAGAGgactcacacaggagagaaaccctataaatgtaaTGTATGTGGGAAATCCTTCTGCCAGAAGGGAACCCTCACTGTACATCAGAGAACACATACTGGGGAGAAGCCCTATGAGTGTAACGAGTGCGGGAAAACTTTCTACCAGAAGTTACATCTCATTCAGCATCTGAGAATTCACTcaggagagaagccctatgaatgtaGTTATTGTGGAAAATCCTTTTGCCAGAAGACACACCTTACACAACACCAGAGAACACATTCAGGAGAGAGACCCTATccatgtaatgaatgtgggaaatcaTTCTCCCAAAAGTCAGCCCTCAATGACCATCAGAAAATTCACACAGGCGTGAAACTCCATAAGTGTAACGAATGTGGGAAATGCTTCTGCCGCAAGTCTACTCTCACTACACATCAGAGGACCCACAcaggagagaagccctatgaatgtaatgaatgtgggaaatccTTCTCTCGATTGTCATATCTCACAGTACATTATAGAACTCATTCAGGAGAAAAGCCCTATGAATGTAATGACTGTGGGAAAACCTTCTACCTGAATTCAGCCCTTATAAGACATCAGAGAGtacacacaggagaaaaaccctatgagtgtaatgaatgtggaaaagtgtTCTCCCAGTTGTCATACCTCAACATACATCACAGAACTCATTCAGAAGTGAAACcatatgaatgtaatgaatgtggaaaaagCTTTTACCAGAATTCAGCTCTCTGTAGACATCGGAGAATACATAAAGGTGAAAAGCCCTATGAATGTTACATATGTGGGAAATTCTTCTCGCAGATGTCTTACCTGACTATACATCATAGAATACAttcaggagagaaaccctatgaatgtaatgaGTGTGGGAAAACCTTCTGCCAGAGTTCAGCCCTTAGTAGACATCAAAGAacacacacaggagagaaagCCTATGAATGTTATGAATgtggaaaatttttttctcagatGTCATATCTCACTATACATCATCGAATTCATTCAGGA AGAAACCttttgaatgtaatgaatgtggaaaagccttctcTCGGATGTCATACCTCACTGTACATTACAGAACTCAttcaggagagaaaccctatgaatgtaatgaatgtggaaaaaaaTTCTACCACAAATCAGCCTTCAATAGCCACCAGAgaattcacagaagaggaaatattGATGTACTTGATGTGGGAAGCCTTCTGTAAGGTCAGACCTAATTTTATGTTACAGAACCCtttcaataaaataagaaaatccattGGAGTCAACACCCTTGTACATCAGAGAATTTAA